A genomic window from Pseudomonas cavernicola includes:
- a CDS encoding alginate export family protein, with protein MTSNNRSVAMLVCTAGLLGSPAVLAAQPQPGLSYGANLKITAQSIDDLDLGIRDGGDFNGAGFSVRPWVYKQQGDWSAFALGEAFIATDVIESDTSESDTFDPNDARERDDHFLALREFWVDYGGLTAYPGESLRLGRQKIRSVDGLWWDSNIEALRWNFDTTLLNAHIGIAERFSDYRTDLDELAPQDEDRLHLLADISSQWRPGHWAGLKLHHSDDRGDLPEVGSEVDQLSKTFTGKLTWVGVELNGDFYNYRSTLPLSYWASATWLTGDTDTLRTRTVAGERRADGERSQDVDAWALDLGLRWNIDESWRIGTTYARTSGGADEDDSEQFVQTDLQSNRSNFTGTNSGINRFGEAYRGELNNLQAVSLFAGWRLNKDYDASLIYHRFWRVDDQQDSASGLQAALEPGDKDLGQEFDLVLTRYFNEGQMPAELGWLNASSALVRLRGGLFLPGDAFASGTDSHMHRAIIDFVWRY; from the coding sequence ATGACGTCGAATAACCGTTCAGTTGCCATGCTGGTGTGCACAGCCGGCCTGCTGGGCAGCCCAGCCGTTTTGGCGGCGCAGCCGCAGCCCGGGTTGTCATACGGCGCCAACCTCAAGATCACCGCTCAGTCAATCGATGATCTCGATCTGGGTATCCGTGATGGCGGTGATTTCAATGGCGCCGGTTTCAGTGTGCGGCCCTGGGTCTACAAGCAGCAGGGGGACTGGAGTGCCTTTGCTCTCGGAGAGGCCTTTATCGCCACCGACGTGATCGAGTCTGACACCAGCGAGTCTGACACCTTCGACCCGAATGATGCCCGCGAGCGGGATGATCACTTCCTCGCCCTGCGCGAGTTCTGGGTCGATTACGGCGGTCTGACTGCCTATCCGGGCGAGTCCCTCCGGCTCGGCCGGCAGAAGATCCGCAGCGTCGACGGCTTGTGGTGGGACAGCAATATCGAAGCCCTGCGCTGGAACTTCGATACCACCTTGCTGAATGCCCACATTGGTATCGCCGAACGCTTCAGCGACTACCGCACCGATCTCGACGAGCTGGCGCCCCAGGATGAGGATCGCCTGCACCTGCTGGCTGACATCTCCAGCCAATGGCGGCCCGGACACTGGGCTGGCCTGAAGCTGCATCACAGCGATGATCGAGGCGATCTGCCGGAGGTCGGCAGCGAGGTTGACCAGTTGAGCAAGACCTTTACCGGCAAGCTGACGTGGGTTGGCGTGGAGCTGAATGGTGATTTCTACAACTACCGCAGCACGCTGCCACTGAGCTACTGGGCCAGCGCCACCTGGCTGACTGGCGATACCGATACCCTGCGCACCCGCACTGTGGCCGGGGAGCGCCGGGCAGATGGCGAGCGGAGCCAGGATGTCGATGCCTGGGCGCTCGACCTCGGCCTGCGCTGGAACATCGATGAGAGCTGGCGGATCGGTACCACCTATGCGCGTACCAGCGGTGGCGCGGACGAGGACGACTCCGAGCAGTTCGTCCAAACGGATCTGCAGAGCAACCGTTCCAATTTCACCGGCACCAACTCGGGCATCAACCGCTTCGGTGAGGCTTACCGCGGCGAGCTGAACAACCTGCAGGCGGTCAGCCTGTTTGCCGGTTGGAGGCTAAACAAGGACTACGACGCCAGCCTGATCTACCACCGCTTCTGGCGGGTGGATGACCAACAGGACAGTGCCAGTGGCCTGCAGGCCGCGCTTGAGCCGGGCGACAAGGATCTGGGGCAGGAGTTCGACCTGGTGCTGACCCGTTATTTCAATGAAGGGCAGATGCCGGCTGAGCTCGGTTGGCTGAATGCTTCTTCGGCGCTGGTGCGCTTGCGTGGCGGGCTGTTCTTGCCCGGCGACGCCTTCGCCAGCGGCACCGATTCGCACATGCATCGCGCCATTATTGATTTTGTCTGGCGCTACTGA
- a CDS encoding MBOAT family O-acyltransferase, translating to MVFSSNVFLFLFLPVFLGLYYLSGNRYRNLLLLVASYVFFAWWRIDFLVLFVAASLFNYWIGLRIGAAGVRNKPAQRWLIFGVGVDLAVLGYFKYANFGVESLNAIITSFGMQPFVLTHILLPIGISFYIFESISYIIDVYRGDTPATHNLIDFAAFVAIFPHLIAGPVLRFRDLVGQFNHRTHTLDKFVEGCTRFMQGFIKKVFIADSLAPIADHCFALSDPTTGDAWLGTLAYTAQLYFDFSGYSDMAIGLGLMMGFRFMENFKQPYISQSITEFWRRWHISLSTWLRDYLYISLGGNRGGTFATYRNLFLTMLLGGLWHGANFTYLIWGAWHGIWLAIERALDVDAAPKRIRPLRWACTFLLVVLGWVIFRAESLDVAWSMYAAMFSFSDWHLSALNSAQLTSLQIATLVLAYLVMAWFGIRQFYAQPLTGAPKARAEVAVDPANLQPGAAQAAVAVSSLRLQLQWLAWHAGVLLLFAASILKLSAQSFSPFLYFQF from the coding sequence ATGGTTTTTTCGTCGAATGTATTTTTGTTCCTGTTCCTGCCGGTGTTTCTCGGCTTGTACTACCTGAGCGGAAATCGCTATCGCAACCTGCTGCTGCTGGTTGCCAGCTATGTCTTCTTCGCCTGGTGGCGGATCGACTTTCTTGTCTTGTTCGTCGCGGCCTCCCTGTTCAACTATTGGATCGGCCTGCGCATCGGCGCTGCCGGGGTGAGAAACAAGCCCGCGCAGCGCTGGCTGATTTTCGGCGTAGGCGTGGATCTTGCTGTGCTGGGGTATTTCAAGTACGCCAACTTCGGCGTGGAAAGCCTCAACGCCATCATCACCTCGTTCGGCATGCAGCCGTTCGTGCTCACCCATATCCTGTTGCCGATCGGTATCTCGTTCTACATCTTCGAGTCGATCAGCTACATCATCGATGTGTACCGGGGCGATACCCCGGCGACCCACAACCTGATCGACTTCGCCGCCTTCGTGGCGATCTTTCCGCACCTGATCGCCGGCCCGGTGCTGCGCTTTCGCGACCTGGTGGGCCAGTTCAACCACCGAACCCACACGCTGGACAAGTTCGTCGAGGGCTGCACGCGCTTCATGCAGGGCTTCATCAAGAAAGTGTTCATCGCCGACTCGCTGGCACCGATCGCCGATCACTGTTTCGCGCTGTCCGACCCGACCACCGGCGATGCCTGGCTCGGCACCCTGGCCTACACCGCGCAGCTGTACTTCGACTTCTCCGGCTACAGCGACATGGCCATCGGCCTCGGCCTGATGATGGGCTTCCGCTTCATGGAGAACTTCAAGCAGCCCTATATCAGTCAGTCGATCACCGAGTTCTGGCGCCGCTGGCACATCAGCCTCTCGACCTGGCTACGCGACTACCTGTACATCAGCCTCGGCGGCAATCGCGGCGGCACCTTCGCCACCTATCGCAACCTGTTCTTGACCATGCTGCTCGGCGGGCTGTGGCATGGCGCCAATTTCACCTACCTGATCTGGGGCGCCTGGCACGGCATCTGGCTGGCCATCGAGCGTGCCCTGGACGTGGACGCCGCGCCGAAGCGCATCCGGCCGCTGCGCTGGGCCTGCACCTTCCTCCTGGTGGTGCTGGGCTGGGTGATCTTCCGCGCCGAGAGCCTCGACGTCGCCTGGAGCATGTACGCCGCCATGTTCAGCTTCTCTGACTGGCACCTGTCCGCGCTGAACAGTGCGCAGCTGACCAGCCTGCAGATCGCCACGCTGGTGCTGGCCTATCTGGTCATGGCCTGGTTCGGCATCCGCCAGTTTTATGCCCAGCCGCTGACCGGTGCACCCAAGGCCAGAGCCGAGGTTGCAGTCGACCCGGCCAATCTGCAGCCCGGCGCTGCCCAGGCGGCGGTTGCGGTGTCATCCCTGCGCCTGCAGCTGCAGTGGCTGGCCTGGCATGCCGGGGTGTTGCTGCTGTTTGCCGCCTCGATCCTGAAACTCTCCGCGCAGAGTTTCTCTCCCTTCCTCTATTTCCAGTTCTGA
- a CDS encoding alginate O-acetyltransferase has translation MQRSLVVKPCPAWLALYTALGLLASPLCGAAEGPQYQIERCCEVCPQTMLDSTYSGDLREFSKLVQGRGDWLFRTKNDLMTQMGTTAEGYSRLEKLRDALKKKGVELVMAYLPPRGLMNAEMLSRESQQAFDTELSKKNYLQTIQRLRSLGIRAPDMSLLLSQKADAKQALYFKRDPHWTSYGAELAAQVLAEELRKSDVFKTIPSKEFISKKDKSDLKNGSLNQAFGKVCGNSYANEYFSRFVTEPKAESADLFSDAEAPEVVLAGTSFSSPEYNFAGFLKQHAKVDVDNRSVDGGGFHSAMLQYLGSQDFQKNPPKILIWEVSSYYDMAMPLFYRQIMPMLADGCRASPASLSQKVALRPGMNEVLVNTGDKPIRGEDYLVDIQFSDPTIKNLHSLFWYMSGSVDDLNITRAPEVESDGRFVFNLREDAEWSGRTLLSLEIEMPADMPAGLEVEAKICPRAHGAKAELQAQAD, from the coding sequence ATGCAACGGAGTTTAGTGGTCAAACCCTGTCCTGCCTGGCTGGCTCTTTACACCGCACTGGGACTGCTTGCCAGCCCGTTGTGCGGAGCCGCCGAGGGGCCTCAGTACCAGATCGAGCGGTGTTGCGAGGTTTGTCCGCAAACCATGCTCGATAGTACCTACAGCGGCGATCTGCGCGAGTTCAGCAAGCTGGTGCAGGGGCGGGGAGACTGGTTGTTCCGCACCAAGAACGATTTGATGACGCAAATGGGCACTACGGCCGAGGGCTATTCGCGTCTGGAAAAACTGCGCGATGCCCTGAAGAAGAAAGGGGTCGAATTGGTCATGGCCTACCTCCCGCCCCGTGGCTTGATGAATGCCGAAATGCTTAGCAGGGAGAGCCAACAGGCATTCGATACCGAGCTGTCGAAAAAGAACTATCTGCAGACTATTCAGCGCCTGCGAAGCCTCGGTATTCGAGCGCCAGATATGTCGCTTCTGCTTAGTCAGAAGGCCGATGCCAAGCAGGCGCTATATTTCAAGCGCGATCCCCACTGGACATCCTACGGCGCTGAGTTGGCTGCCCAGGTGCTGGCTGAGGAGTTACGCAAGTCAGATGTATTCAAAACCATACCGAGCAAGGAGTTCATCAGTAAGAAAGATAAATCGGACCTCAAAAACGGTTCGCTCAATCAGGCGTTCGGCAAGGTCTGTGGCAATAGCTATGCGAATGAATATTTCAGTCGATTTGTAACCGAGCCGAAGGCTGAGAGCGCCGACCTCTTCAGCGATGCCGAGGCGCCGGAGGTGGTACTGGCCGGTACCAGCTTCAGCTCGCCGGAGTACAACTTCGCCGGCTTTCTCAAGCAGCACGCCAAGGTCGATGTCGACAACCGCTCGGTCGATGGCGGCGGTTTCCACAGCGCCATGCTGCAGTACCTCGGCAGCCAGGACTTCCAGAAAAATCCGCCGAAGATCCTGATCTGGGAAGTCTCCAGCTATTACGACATGGCTATGCCGCTCTTCTACCGTCAAATCATGCCGATGTTGGCTGATGGTTGTCGGGCATCACCCGCATCGCTGAGCCAGAAGGTCGCTTTGCGCCCAGGCATGAATGAGGTTCTGGTGAACACCGGCGACAAGCCAATACGCGGCGAAGATTATCTCGTGGATATCCAGTTCAGCGACCCCACGATCAAGAATCTGCACAGCTTGTTCTGGTACATGAGTGGTTCGGTGGACGACTTGAATATTACCCGCGCACCGGAAGTCGAGTCGGATGGCCGCTTTGTCTTTAACTTGCGTGAAGACGCGGAATGGTCAGGGCGGACCCTGCTTTCACTGGAAATCGAAATGCCAGCTGACATGCCGGCAGGTCTGGAAGTCGAAGCGAAGATTTGCCCTCGAGCGCATGGGGCCAAGGCTGAGTTGCAGGCGCAAGCCGATTAG
- a CDS encoding mannuronate-specific alginate lyase, translated as MKCLGGILQALYASALALAMLLGQGCSNDHEQGRVASHDLVPPGGFYLAAPVAKGAARDCPSTPEPYTGELFFPSKYEGSDSARDKLNKTAAAKYRKLTEDVRNLENGVNKWVGKYLEDGDPEYAECALEWLEEWADDDALLSKKYNHTGKSVRKWALGSISSAYLRLKFSRSEPLAGHGEQSRNIEKWFGKLADQVVRDWNAQPMERRNNHQYWAAWAVMASAVVLDRRDLFDWSVEQYRHGMAQVDAEGYLPLELSRQTRALAYHNYSMGPLMMIAVFAQANGLDLRTDNNGALQRLAERVEQGLHDPHLFKDKTGYPQELEDLQENSRFSWLEPYCVLYRCSTQTNAWRQSLEPLSTYRLGGDVTQLFNAQLP; from the coding sequence ATGAAATGCTTGGGCGGAATTTTGCAGGCTCTTTACGCAAGCGCTCTGGCCTTGGCAATGCTGCTGGGGCAGGGCTGCTCGAATGATCATGAGCAAGGGCGGGTCGCCAGTCATGATTTGGTGCCGCCAGGGGGATTCTACCTGGCCGCGCCGGTTGCCAAAGGGGCTGCGCGCGACTGCCCAAGCACACCTGAGCCTTATACCGGCGAGCTGTTTTTTCCCAGCAAATATGAAGGTTCCGATTCTGCGCGGGACAAACTCAACAAGACCGCTGCGGCCAAGTACCGCAAGCTGACGGAGGATGTGCGGAATCTGGAGAACGGTGTCAACAAGTGGGTTGGCAAGTACCTGGAGGACGGTGATCCAGAGTATGCCGAGTGTGCTCTTGAGTGGCTGGAGGAGTGGGCTGACGACGATGCGCTGCTCAGCAAGAAGTACAACCACACCGGCAAGTCTGTACGTAAGTGGGCCCTGGGCAGTATCTCGTCAGCGTACCTGCGCCTGAAATTCTCCCGTTCTGAGCCGCTCGCCGGTCATGGCGAGCAGAGCCGGAACATCGAGAAATGGTTCGGCAAGCTGGCCGACCAGGTGGTGCGCGACTGGAACGCGCAGCCCATGGAGCGACGTAACAACCACCAGTACTGGGCTGCCTGGGCGGTGATGGCGAGCGCGGTGGTGCTGGATCGGCGCGACCTGTTCGACTGGTCCGTCGAGCAGTACCGCCACGGCATGGCGCAGGTCGATGCCGAGGGTTACCTACCCCTGGAACTGTCCCGGCAAACCCGTGCGCTGGCCTATCACAACTACAGCATGGGGCCGCTGATGATGATCGCGGTATTCGCCCAGGCCAATGGCCTGGATCTGCGTACTGACAACAACGGTGCTTTGCAGCGACTTGCGGAACGGGTCGAGCAAGGCCTGCACGACCCGCATCTGTTCAAAGACAAGACCGGCTACCCGCAAGAGTTGGAGGACTTGCAGGAAAACAGCCGCTTCTCCTGGTTGGAACCTTACTGCGTGCTGTACCGCTGTTCGACTCAGACCAATGCCTGGCGCCAATCCTTGGAGCCCCTGAGTACGTACCGGCTGGGTGGCGATGTCACTCAGCTGTTCAACGCTCAACTGCCTTGA
- a CDS encoding alginate O-acetyltransferase gives MKRSLKLTYICVFLGLLLGLSLWSIRDILSFSTAADTPILNGKLAHAFEKHYDDQFVLKKLGTNIWATMDFLLFGEGRPGVVVGRQDWLFTDEEFKPAPQGDVLQKNWQLIEAVHAELNRRGVTLVLALLPAKARLYQEHVGDVQPVAAQQQLYGKAFARMQARKVLGPNLFGALLRAKAHGSVFLRTDTHWTPFGAETVANSLAHYLEATGQWQPGVAAFVTEEQGRELYKGDLLSFLPMDPYFLSLQPPAETLVQRSTRPVGEALEGDAALFGEALPEVALVGTSYSANPKWNFAGALKQALRSELVNYAEGGHGPLLPMLKLLQRGEAETATLKLLIWEFPERYLMQPNDLSGFDPVWLQRLTSAVTDSEHLAVRQPFTPVVRD, from the coding sequence ATGAAGCGCTCTCTCAAACTCACCTACATCTGTGTGTTTCTCGGTCTGCTGCTGGGACTCAGTCTATGGTCGATCCGCGACATCCTCAGCTTCTCCACCGCGGCCGACACGCCGATTCTCAACGGCAAGTTGGCGCATGCCTTCGAGAAACACTACGACGATCAGTTCGTGCTGAAGAAGCTCGGCACCAATATCTGGGCAACCATGGATTTCCTGCTGTTCGGCGAGGGCCGGCCGGGAGTAGTGGTCGGCCGGCAGGACTGGCTTTTCACCGATGAAGAATTCAAGCCGGCACCACAGGGCGATGTGCTGCAGAAGAACTGGCAACTGATCGAGGCGGTGCACGCCGAGCTCAACCGTCGGGGCGTGACGCTGGTGCTGGCGCTACTACCGGCCAAGGCACGGCTGTATCAGGAGCATGTCGGCGATGTGCAGCCGGTGGCCGCCCAGCAGCAGTTGTACGGCAAGGCCTTCGCTCGCATGCAGGCGCGCAAGGTGCTTGGCCCGAACCTGTTCGGCGCGTTGTTGCGGGCCAAGGCGCATGGCAGCGTTTTCCTGCGTACCGATACCCACTGGACTCCTTTCGGTGCCGAAACCGTGGCCAATAGCCTGGCACATTACCTTGAGGCCACTGGGCAGTGGCAGCCGGGTGTCGCGGCATTCGTCACCGAGGAGCAGGGCCGTGAGTTGTACAAGGGCGATCTGCTCAGCTTCCTGCCCATGGACCCGTACTTCTTGAGCTTGCAGCCGCCGGCAGAAACCCTCGTCCAGCGCAGCACCCGGCCGGTCGGCGAGGCGCTCGAAGGTGATGCTGCGCTGTTCGGCGAGGCTCTGCCCGAGGTGGCGCTGGTGGGTACCAGCTACAGCGCCAACCCGAAGTGGAACTTCGCCGGCGCGCTTAAACAGGCCCTGCGCAGTGAACTCGTCAACTACGCCGAGGGCGGCCATGGCCCGCTGTTGCCAATGCTTAAGCTGCTGCAGCGCGGCGAGGCGGAAACCGCAACGCTGAAACTGCTCATCTGGGAGTTTCCCGAGCGCTATCTGATGCAGCCAAACGATCTTTCGGGCTTCGACCCAGTCTGGTTGCAGCGCCTGACGTCCGCAGTCACCGACAGCGAACACCTGGCAGTCAGGCAGCCCTTTACCCCGGTGGTCCGCGACTAG
- the algG gene encoding mannuronan 5-epimerase AlgG: MDLHRAFWQRSGTSLALVAGLFWATAGQAGETAAPSEFAEAKRQAYQVSSIPADSLLLPAPKLPDLSPYTPEAVYAKLVRKPVGSVVVKRMLQQNPLIEFTGGDERLREWLKRQGEMPQVVFIEGGYVTPADLTRSLPEKYFRETEPGVYLARLPIVVSQGATLHIGKETKDFRLSSERGVFLINDGKLFITDTRLTAWREAENQQDWFKKKGRFRPFLNSWGGTETYIVNSVVSSLGYTASKSYGVSISQYSPAMHPIMQRSPPSGWLLNTMFDDMWYGFYCYEAYDVVLRGNTYRNNLVYGIDPHDRSRRLIIAENTAYGTVQKHGIIVSREVNDSWIFNNRSYENHLSGIVVDRSSVNNVLANNEVYRNKSDGITIYESGNNLLWANKAFNNGRHGIRVRNSSNVGLYENLAAANGLLGIYGHVKDLNGTDRDLQLDPFDMNLSLTVVGGRLIGNGSGAISVVTPQSVKLYRLEMLMPTKPTGIGMFGALADGKNQIIDLLVRQKKAVLVLPLDKLAQLQE; this comes from the coding sequence ATGGATTTACACAGAGCGTTCTGGCAAAGGAGTGGCACTAGCCTGGCGCTGGTAGCCGGGCTGTTCTGGGCCACGGCAGGGCAGGCGGGTGAGACTGCTGCTCCGTCTGAGTTTGCAGAAGCCAAGCGACAGGCCTACCAGGTGAGCAGTATCCCGGCAGATTCGCTACTGCTGCCTGCCCCGAAACTGCCGGATCTTTCGCCTTACACTCCGGAGGCGGTCTACGCCAAGCTCGTGCGCAAGCCGGTTGGCAGCGTGGTGGTCAAACGCATGCTGCAACAGAACCCGTTGATCGAGTTCACCGGTGGGGATGAGCGTCTGCGCGAGTGGCTGAAACGTCAGGGGGAAATGCCGCAGGTGGTTTTCATCGAGGGCGGTTACGTCACCCCGGCGGACCTGACGCGCAGCCTGCCGGAGAAGTATTTCCGCGAGACCGAGCCCGGTGTGTATCTGGCGCGTTTGCCGATTGTGGTCAGTCAAGGGGCGACCCTGCATATTGGCAAGGAGACCAAGGACTTTCGCCTCTCCAGCGAGCGCGGTGTCTTCCTGATCAACGATGGCAAGCTGTTCATCACCGACACCCGTCTCACCGCCTGGCGGGAGGCGGAAAACCAGCAGGACTGGTTCAAGAAGAAGGGCAGGTTCCGGCCCTTCCTCAACTCTTGGGGCGGTACCGAGACCTATATCGTCAACAGTGTGGTATCCAGCCTCGGCTACACCGCCAGCAAGTCCTACGGCGTGTCCATCTCGCAGTACAGTCCGGCGATGCACCCGATCATGCAGCGCAGTCCTCCCAGCGGCTGGCTGCTCAACACGATGTTCGACGACATGTGGTACGGCTTCTACTGCTACGAAGCCTACGATGTGGTGCTCAGGGGCAACACCTACCGCAACAACCTGGTCTACGGAATCGACCCGCACGACCGCTCGCGACGTCTGATCATTGCCGAGAACACCGCCTACGGCACGGTGCAGAAGCACGGGATCATCGTTTCCCGTGAGGTCAACGACAGCTGGATCTTCAACAACCGCTCCTACGAGAACCACCTCTCAGGGATTGTGGTCGACCGCAGCAGCGTGAATAACGTGCTCGCCAACAACGAGGTTTACCGCAACAAGTCCGATGGCATCACCATCTACGAGAGCGGCAACAACCTGCTGTGGGCTAACAAAGCATTCAACAACGGCCGCCATGGCATTCGCGTGCGCAACAGCTCCAATGTCGGGCTGTACGAAAACCTCGCTGCGGCCAATGGCCTGCTGGGCATCTATGGCCACGTCAAGGATCTCAACGGTACAGACCGCGATCTGCAGCTCGACCCCTTCGACATGAATCTGTCCCTGACCGTGGTCGGCGGGCGGCTGATTGGCAACGGGTCCGGGGCAATCTCGGTGGTCACGCCGCAAAGCGTGAAGCTTTACCGGCTAGAGATGCTGATGCCGACCAAGCCGACCGGTATCGGCATGTTCGGCGCCCTGGCGGATGGCAAGAACCAGATCATCGACCTGCTGGTGCGACAGAAGAAGGCCGTGCTGGTTCTTCCGCTCGACAAGTTGGCGCAACTTCAGGAGTGA
- a CDS encoding alginate O-acetyltransferase AlgF: MSLISKAARLLTAAALLGGLGLTQAQADEAALYGPVAPDGSTFIRGYNAGSATFDLSLGSVQLRAIAPRASSDFKFLPAGSYTAKSGGQSLPVQLKVNKYYTMVQLPGGALSLVDEPVFRNRQKAMLRLQNLSDSSLTLKTADGKTEVIKPVSANSRGEREINPVKVRLALFAGDRKISDLDPLVLERGEIVCLYVTGTADKLSPVWVKRPVAAN; the protein is encoded by the coding sequence ATGTCTTTAATTTCCAAGGCCGCTCGCCTGCTTACTGCGGCTGCCCTGCTGGGCGGTCTGGGGTTGACTCAGGCGCAGGCCGACGAGGCGGCTCTCTACGGCCCGGTGGCGCCGGACGGTTCGACCTTCATTCGCGGCTATAACGCCGGCAGCGCTACTTTCGATCTCAGTCTGGGCAGCGTTCAGCTCAGAGCTATCGCCCCCCGGGCCAGCAGTGATTTCAAGTTTCTGCCGGCTGGCAGCTATACGGCAAAGTCAGGCGGGCAAAGCCTGCCGGTGCAGCTCAAAGTCAATAAGTACTACACCATGGTGCAGCTGCCGGGCGGCGCGCTGAGCCTGGTGGACGAGCCAGTGTTCAGGAACCGGCAAAAAGCCATGTTGCGTCTGCAGAACCTTTCCGACAGCTCGCTGACCCTGAAAACCGCAGATGGCAAGACCGAGGTGATCAAGCCGGTGTCTGCCAATTCCCGTGGCGAGCGTGAGATCAACCCGGTCAAGGTGCGTCTGGCGCTGTTTGCTGGTGATCGCAAGATCAGCGACCTCGACCCCCTGGTACTCGAACGCGGGGAGATAGTCTGTCTGTATGTCACCGGTACTGCCGACAAGCTGTCTCCTGTCTGGGTCAAACGGCCTGTAGCGGCTAATTGA
- a CDS encoding mannose-1-phosphate guanylyltransferase/mannose-6-phosphate isomerase — protein sequence MIPVILSGGSGSRLWPLSRKLYPKQFLALAGVRTLFQQTVQRLGFEGVERPLIVCNQEHRFIVNEQLGVIGVSAQCILMEPFGRNTAPAVAIAALKVLAEGRDELLLVLPADHVITDEAALRQALEIARAAAEEGEMVLFGIPAERPETGFGYIKTAGSDSDSALIPGAYRVEQFVEKPDIVRASEFVRSGGYYWNSGMFLFRASRYLDELRSYESDIYDTCVLALERSKVEREVVQIDAGTFECCPDNSIDYAVMEKTSRACVVPLAAGWSDVGSWSSLWEVHAKDGNGNVLKGDVVVENSHSCYVHGNSKLVALLGMEDVVVVETKDAVMIAHKDSVQDVKKLVNALDAEGRQETRSHCVVYRPWGGYDSVDAGTRHQVKHITVKPGAQLSLQMHHHRAEHWIVVSGTARVTCDDKSFLLTENQSTYIPIASVHRLANPGKIPLEIIEVQSGSYLGEDDIERLEDVYGRTDKVKG from the coding sequence ATGATCCCGGTAATTCTTTCTGGTGGTAGCGGGTCCCGGCTCTGGCCGTTGTCCCGCAAGCTCTATCCCAAGCAGTTCCTGGCCTTGGCCGGGGTGCGCACGCTGTTTCAACAGACTGTGCAGCGTCTGGGGTTCGAGGGGGTTGAGCGTCCGCTCATCGTCTGCAATCAGGAACACCGTTTCATCGTCAACGAACAGCTCGGCGTCATTGGTGTGAGCGCACAGTGCATACTGATGGAGCCATTTGGCCGCAATACGGCACCGGCGGTGGCGATCGCTGCGCTGAAGGTGCTGGCCGAAGGCCGCGACGAACTGCTGCTGGTGCTGCCGGCGGACCATGTCATCACCGATGAAGCGGCCCTGCGCCAGGCGCTGGAGATTGCTCGGGCGGCAGCGGAAGAGGGCGAAATGGTGCTGTTCGGCATTCCCGCCGAACGCCCGGAAACCGGCTTCGGCTATATCAAGACGGCGGGCAGTGATAGCGATAGCGCGCTGATTCCAGGAGCCTATCGGGTCGAGCAGTTCGTCGAGAAGCCGGACATCGTCCGCGCCAGTGAGTTCGTCCGCTCCGGCGGCTACTACTGGAACAGCGGCATGTTTCTGTTCCGCGCCAGTCGCTATCTCGATGAGCTGCGCAGCTACGAGTCGGATATTTATGATACTTGCGTGCTGGCCCTGGAACGCAGCAAGGTCGAGCGCGAGGTAGTGCAAATCGATGCCGGCACCTTCGAGTGCTGCCCGGATAACTCCATTGACTACGCGGTGATGGAGAAGACCTCGCGAGCCTGCGTGGTGCCGCTCGCGGCCGGCTGGAGCGACGTCGGCAGTTGGTCGTCGCTCTGGGAAGTCCACGCGAAGGATGGCAACGGCAATGTGCTCAAGGGCGATGTGGTGGTGGAGAACAGCCACAGCTGCTACGTCCACGGCAACTCCAAGCTGGTGGCCCTGCTCGGCATGGAGGATGTGGTCGTGGTGGAAACCAAGGACGCGGTGATGATCGCCCACAAGGACAGCGTGCAGGATGTGAAGAAACTGGTGAACGCCCTGGACGCCGAAGGCCGTCAGGAAACCCGGAGCCATTGCGTGGTGTACCGCCCCTGGGGTGGCTACGACTCGGTGGACGCGGGCACCCGGCACCAGGTTAAGCACATCACCGTGAAGCCGGGTGCGCAGCTGTCCCTGCAGATGCACCACCACCGTGCCGAGCACTGGATCGTGGTCTCCGGTACAGCCAGGGTGACCTGCGACGACAAGAGCTTCCTGCTCACGGAGAACCAGTCCACCTACATCCCCATCGCCTCGGTGCACCGGCTGGCAAATCCCGGAAAGATCCCGCTGGAGATCATCGAGGTGCAGTCCGGCAGCTACCTCGGCGAAGACGACATCGAGCGGCTCGAGGATGTCTACGGAAGGACGGACAAGGTGAAAGGGTAG